One Triticum dicoccoides isolate Atlit2015 ecotype Zavitan chromosome 4B, WEW_v2.0, whole genome shotgun sequence genomic window carries:
- the LOC119295481 gene encoding proactivator polypeptide-like 1, protein MGLGLRLPFFLLLLLLVSLGAAQGRSTVFLDIKEARDPDQILMDQITSSKTPVRVERGSPLCPACEKFTDEALSYLSQKQSQDKMMEVLHEACSQTFSLEKKCVELVDSYATLLFAKIAEIKPEEFCKRNGLCRDNALLSGVRSESTCVFCHHLMDEVLSKLKDPDAEFEIIQILLKECKKIEGHEQQCKRLVLQYIPLILVNGEKFLEKNDICTIVQACDAGKKTVVGSFSEEGLLRDA, encoded by the exons ATGGGTTTGGGACTGAGATTGCCGTTCTTCCTACTCCTCTTGCTGCTGGTCAGCCTGGGAGCCGCACAAGGCCGGAGCACAG TTTTTCTTGATATCAAGGAGGCTCGAGACCCTGATCAAATCTTGATGGATCAGATAACTTCGAGCAAAACTCCCGTTCGTGTTGAGAGGGGTAGCCCACTATGCCCAGCTTGCGAGAAGTTTACAGATGAAGCTCTTAGCTATCTTAGTCAGAAACAATCACAAGATAAGATGATGGAGGTCCTTCATGAAGCTTGTTCTCAGACATTCTCGTTGGAAAAGAAG TGTGTTGAGTTGGTGGACTCCTATGCAACTCTCTTATTTGCCAAGATCGCTGAGATCAAGCCGGAAGAGTTCTGCAAACGAAATGGCCTCTGCAGGGACAATGCTCTTCTGTCTGGTGTGAGAAGTGAGAGCACATGTGTGTTTTGCCACCACCTCATGGATGAAGTTTTGTCCAAACTGAAAGATCCCGATGCTGAG TTCGAGATAATTCAAATTCTCCTCAAGGAGTGCAAAAAGATCGAAGGTCACGAGCAGCAG TGCAAACGATTGGTCCTGCAATACATCCCTCTCATCCTGGTCAACGGAGAGAAGTTCCTCGAGAAGAACGATATATGCACCATCGTCCAAGCATGTGATGCCGGCAAAAAGACGGTGGTCGGGTCATTCTCCGAGGAGGGTTTGCTGCGTGATGCATGA